In the genome of Variovorax sp. PAMC26660, the window ACCGCTTCCGCCGCCACCGTGTCGCGCGACATCGTCGAGTGTGAAATCTGCGGATAGTCGGGATCGGCCTGGCCACCCGCATGCGCGAGGGAGGCCAGCACCAGCGCCGGCACGGCGGCGATGCACAGGGTCAGGGTACGAATCTTCATGAGAGTCTCCTGGAGTGATGAACTTCACTCTAGGACGCCCTACTTACCAGCCTGTGAGAACTCGCTTAGCTCCGTGTGAGATGGCCCTTGTGCTTACCCGAAGCCAGTCGGCGCGCATACTGGCCCACCTTTGCTGCTTCGAGGCCTCGCATGCGAGGCCCCGCCCTCACCGATGCCGGGCTACCGAATCAAGCTGGAACGCATCGCCATCGCGGGTGCGGATGACCTCGTCATCCAGTCGCTGCTGGACCGCCAGCAGTTCGCCGACCCACTGGGTGCGGCCGCCGCACAAGGCATTTCTTCGGCGGCGTGGCCCATGTTCGGGCTGCTGTGGCCGTCGGGCGCGCAACTGGCCGCGCGCATGGCGTTGCATCCGGTGGTGATCGGTGCGCGCGTGCTTGAAATTGGTTGCGGCCTCGCGCTCGCAAGCCTCGTCGGCCACCGCCGCGGCAACGACATGACCGCGAGCGACTGCCATCCGCTCACTGCCGGCTTCCTGCTGGAGAACCTTCGACTGAATGCGCTGCCGCCCATGAAGTACCGGCGCGGCCACTGGGGCATGCAGGAAACGGACGCCGATGGCGACGTGCATGGCATGTACGACCTCGTCATCGGCAGCGACCTGCTGTACGAGCGCGACGCGAAAGGCCTGCTCGCCGCCTTCATCGGCCGCCACACAAACCCCGCCGCCGAAGTGTGGATCGTGGACCCCGACCGGGGCAATCGCCCGGCCTTCAATCGGCAGATGGCGGACGAGGGATTCGGCATGTGTGAGGAGCGGCTGGACCAGTTGGCGACGGCGGAGCACGTGGCTTACAGGGGGCGATTGCTGACCTACCGGCGGACCCGCGGCTGAGGCTCTATATTCGGCCGCTTCGCAATCGCAAATGGCGGCTCTGTGGTGATGCCCACCGAACTCACATCTCACCTGATCAGACGCGCCCGGCCGGACGACGCCAGGCACATCGAGGCGCTGTACCGCGAGTTGATCGGCGACGCGGAAGTGCGTGTGCTGCCGGCGCGCATCGCACAGGTGGCAGATGACCCGTCCGCTGCGTTGCTCGTCCTGGAAAGCGGCGGTGTTCTGCGCGCCAGTGCGTTGGTGAATCTGTGCGCCGACGTGATGTTCGGATCGCAACCCTTTGCCGTCGTCGAGAACATCGTTGTCGACGCAACCTGTCGTGGTCAGGGTTGGGGCACGGCGCTCTTGCGGTGGATCGAGGAGGACTGCAAGGACCGGGGTTGTTCCAAGATCATGCTGCTCAGTTCGGTCGAACGCAGCGAGGCGCATCGGTTCTTCATGCACTGCGGCTTTTCCGACTCGAAGAAAAAAGGCTTCATCAAGTACCGGCGCGACTTTCGATGAGCACGTTCACTTCACGCACCACAACCCGATGAACCCACACATTCCCATCGACGCGCGCCTGCAACTCGTCTCCGACACCCATGTCGAGATCTACTGGTTTCAAGCGAACGGCTTCGTTCGCGCAATCCAGGGCAAGCCAGAGGGCCCGCAGTGCGCGCCGCTGTTTCGCTACCGGGCTCCGTCCGACGACAGCATCGAGCTGATCGGCTCCGAAGGGATCATCGGCACATGGACCGGCCTCAGGATCGAAGGCAATCTGCTCCATGCCGAACGCGCGGGCAAGGCCGTGGCTTTTCGCATCGGCGCCTGATCCGCGACGCCAACGAAAAAACGGACCCGAAGGTCCGTTCTTCATGCAGCCGACGTATCGGCTTGCTGGTTTGGCTTACAGGCCGGCCTGGCGCGTGAACGACACGCTGGGCTTCTTGTAGGCAGCCGGCACTTCGTCGCGGTAGAACGCGCGGCGGTCGAGGCTGGCGAGCGGATCATGGGCCTTGGCAACAGCTTCGGCTTGCACGACAGCGCGGTCGGCGGTCGAGGTGAACGGTTGTGCACCGGCAGTAGCGCCGTCACCGTAGACATTGCCAGCGTGTGCGGCAACAACGGCTTGCGACGAGACTTCAGCGCGCGAGATCGTGGAGTTCACGGTGTGCACGCCGTCATAGGTTTCTGCATGTGCTCCGGCAGCGGCCAGGAGCGAGAGAGCAGCAGCAGCGAGGATCTTCGAGGCATTCATTTCAATCTCCTTCAGGGGTTGGTTGGTGAGATGAAGTGTGAGCCGGAAGCGCTTCAAAAACCGCCCGCAAAAGGAACCACGGCGTTCACAGGATTGAAACAATGCAGCCCTTGAAATGCAGCCGGTCAATAGGGGTTGCCCCAACTTTCTCCAGCGAAACAGTTGGGGACGCCCCGCCTCCAGCGAAGAGGCGTTGCAACGAATACAAACATCTCCACCAACAATGAAACAACTCGGGCTGCAGGCTGCTATTGGGCCGAGGCTGCGGTCGCCTCGCGGTTCCACCAGCCACCGCCCAGCGCCTGGAACAACGCTGCGGTGTCCCCCAGCCGCATAGCCTGCGCCTGGGCCAGTGCCAGCGTGGCCTGGTGATGCGCCTGCTCTGCCGTCAGCAACGCCAGCCGGTCCACATAGCCGCGGCCCAGTTGCCGGCGGATCAGGTCCATCGACGTCTTTGTCGTGCGCTCCAGCTCGACCGTCGCGCGCAGCGCCCTTGCATCCGCATGGATGGCCTGCAAGGTGTCCGCCACGTTCTGGAAAGCGGTGATGACCGTCGCGCGGTACTGCGCGTCAGCCTGGCGCAGTTCCTCTTCAGCCGCGCGCTGGCGATGCCGCAGCACACCGCCATCGAACAGCGGTTGCGCGACGTTGGCGGCAAGGCTGAAGAAGCGGCCCGAATCCATGAACATCTGGCCGAAGCGGCTGGCGGCACCACCCCAGGTGGCGTCGATGGAAAACTGCGGCAGCCGATTCGCAATGGCCACGCCGACCTGCGCGCTGGCGGCGTGCAACTGTTCTTCGGCGGCGCGCACATCGGGGCGTTGCGCCACGAGCTGCGAAGGCAGGCTCAGCGGCAGCTCACGCGGCAGCGTCAGCGAGGCGAGGTCGAAGGACTCGGGCAACTCCACGTCCTGCACCCCGCCTGTGAGCGCGCGCAGCAGATTGCGGGTCTGCTCGAACTGCTTCTCCAGCGGGGGCAACAACTGGTTGGCTTGCGCGAGTGCGTTCCCCTGCACTGCCAGATCGAGCCGCGAGGCATAGCCGGCCTTGAGCTGACGCTGCAGCAGCGCGACCGACTGGGTGTTGATGTCGACGATCTCGCGCGTCGTCGCGATCTGCTGGCGCAGCGAGGCTTCCTGGATCGCTGCTGCCACCACGTTGGCCGCGAGCGTGAGATACGTCGCCTCCAACTGCAGTTGCTGGTAGGTCGCCTGCGCCTGCAGCGCCTCGACCTGGCGACGATTGCCGCCGAACACATCGGGCGCATAGCCCACGGTCAGTTGCGCCGTGTGAAAGTTGTAGATCACCGGTGCGTTGAAGGGCGCGCTGCCACCGTCTTTCGCGGTGGTGCTGATCACCGTTCCGTTGCCTTGCACGCCGGGCGAATTGCCGCCGAGGTTGCCCGCGATCTTGGTGCGCGCAGGCGAGTAGCTGGCCTGAACTGTTGGAAAGAAGAAGCCCTGCTGCGCGCGAACGTTCTCCTGTGCGACGCGCAACGCCGCCTGCGCGGACTCGATCGTCGGATTGGCCGCAAAGGCCTTGCGCACGACCGCATCGAGCGGCTTCGATCCGAACAGCGTCCACCAGTCGGCCTGGATGTCGCGCGTGGCGTCGAAGCGCTGCGCATCGCCTGCGGGCACGGGCGCGGCTGCCGTCGCTTCCGGCAACGGCTTCGGTGAGAAGCCACTGGACGCGGCCAGCGTCGGGCGCACATAGTCCGGCCCCACGGCGCAGCCGACGAGCAGCATGGCGCTCGCCAGTGCCACGGTGTGCAGGAGGCCGGGCCTCGTTGTTCGGTTCATCGGAAGTGTTCGCATGGGTGGTATTGCTCTGCGTGCCATCGCATCAATGACCGGCGGCAGGCTCGGGTGAAGGGCCGGTCGGCGCGTTCTTCTTTTCAGCCGCGTCTTCTTCCGCTTCGTCGTAGAAATTGCCGAACATGCCGATGACCAGCGGCAGCACCAGCAGCGTGAACAGCGTGCCGCTGACGATGCCGCCAACGATCACGCAGGCAAAGGGCCGCTGCGTCTCACTGCCGATGCCGTGCGACAGGGCAGCCGGCAGCAGGCCCAGCCCGGCCATCAGCGCGGTCATGAGGATCGGGCGCAGCCGTACGGCCGCGCCTTCCACGATGGCGCGTGCCACGGCCGAACCTTCGCGCACGCGCTGCGTCACCTCCTCGACCAGGATCACGCCGTTCTGCACCGAGATGCCTGCTACCGCGATGAAGCCCACCGCCGCCGACACCGACAGATGCAGGTCGGCCAGCGCCAGCGCTGCCAGCCCGCCGACCAGCGTGAATGGAATCATCCCCAGCACCAGCCCCGCGAGCCGCACCGAGCGGAAGGCCCAGAACAGCAGCGAGAAGATCAGTAGCGCGGTCAGCGGCACGATCACCATCAGCCGCTTGGCCGCGCGCTGCGAGTTCTCGAACTGGCCGCCCCAGGTGAGTTCGTAGCCCGGCGGCAGCTTGACCTGCTCGGCCACCACGCGCTGCGCCTCTTCGACAAAGCTGCCCTGGTCGCGGCCCAGCAGATTGACCTTGACGATCACCATGCGCGAGCCCGCTTCGCGGAAGATGCGCGACGCGCCTTCCCGCACCTCGATGGACGCCACGTCGCCCAGCGCGATCGTGCCCGGCCCGTTGCCGCTCTGCGTGCCCGGCACCGCCAGTTGC includes:
- a CDS encoding class I SAM-dependent methyltransferase; protein product: MPGYRIKLERIAIAGADDLVIQSLLDRQQFADPLGAAAAQGISSAAWPMFGLLWPSGAQLAARMALHPVVIGARVLEIGCGLALASLVGHRRGNDMTASDCHPLTAGFLLENLRLNALPPMKYRRGHWGMQETDADGDVHGMYDLVIGSDLLYERDAKGLLAAFIGRHTNPAAEVWIVDPDRGNRPAFNRQMADEGFGMCEERLDQLATAEHVAYRGRLLTYRRTRG
- a CDS encoding GNAT family N-acetyltransferase, which encodes MPTELTSHLIRRARPDDARHIEALYRELIGDAEVRVLPARIAQVADDPSAALLVLESGGVLRASALVNLCADVMFGSQPFAVVENIVVDATCRGQGWGTALLRWIEEDCKDRGCSKIMLLSSVERSEAHRFFMHCGFSDSKKKGFIKYRRDFR
- a CDS encoding alpha/beta hydrolase, producing MNASKILAAAALSLLAAAGAHAETYDGVHTVNSTISRAEVSSQAVVAAHAGNVYGDGATAGAQPFTSTADRAVVQAEAVAKAHDPLASLDRRAFYRDEVPAAYKKPSVSFTRQAGL
- a CDS encoding efflux transporter outer membrane subunit, which encodes MNRTTRPGLLHTVALASAMLLVGCAVGPDYVRPTLAASSGFSPKPLPEATAAAPVPAGDAQRFDATRDIQADWWTLFGSKPLDAVVRKAFAANPTIESAQAALRVAQENVRAQQGFFFPTVQASYSPARTKIAGNLGGNSPGVQGNGTVISTTAKDGGSAPFNAPVIYNFHTAQLTVGYAPDVFGGNRRQVEALQAQATYQQLQLEATYLTLAANVVAAAIQEASLRQQIATTREIVDINTQSVALLQRQLKAGYASRLDLAVQGNALAQANQLLPPLEKQFEQTRNLLRALTGGVQDVELPESFDLASLTLPRELPLSLPSQLVAQRPDVRAAEEQLHAASAQVGVAIANRLPQFSIDATWGGAASRFGQMFMDSGRFFSLAANVAQPLFDGGVLRHRQRAAEEELRQADAQYRATVITAFQNVADTLQAIHADARALRATVELERTTKTSMDLIRRQLGRGYVDRLALLTAEQAHHQATLALAQAQAMRLGDTAALFQALGGGWWNREATAASAQ